From the Rhizobium sp. SL42 genome, the window GCGCGTCAAACGCGTCCGCTCTGCGAGTTCGTCGAGACGCTGCGTGATATCATCGGACAGGACGATCATGTTTTTCATCGAAAGATTGTCGCACACGCTTCGCGATCTGCAACAAAAATGATTCCCGACTGCCGGCTCAACGCTCAGACCCGCCCCTGCTCCCAGCCCAGCATCGCCCGCTTGCGGGTCAGTCCCCAGTGATAGCCGGTGAGCGCGCCGCTTTTGCCGAGTGCCCGGTGGCACGGCACGACAAACGAGATCGGATTGCGGCCGACGGCTGCCCCCACCGCGCGGCTTGCGGTGGGCTGGCCGATCCGGCTGGCGATGTCGGAATAGGTGACGGCCTTGCCGAGTGGAATGCTGAGCAGGCTTTCCCAGACCCTGACCTGGAAATCGGACCCGATCAGCACCACCCGCAGCGGTTCTTCCGACGACCAGCGCGCCGGATAAAAGACCCTCTCGGCATAAGGCGTCGTGGAAGCCTGGTCCTCGACAAACTGCGCATTCGGCCAGCGGCAGGCCATGTCGTCGAAACAGGCCTGTTCGCCGCCGAAATCGGCAAAGGCGAGCCCCGCCAGCCCGCGATCGGTTGCCATGACCAGCGCCACGCCGAACGGCGA encodes:
- a CDS encoding methylated-DNA--[protein]-cysteine S-methyltransferase — translated: MTLAQHIDLSRSTDITPDGGDYETVRQVIEMLTLDYQSQPSLETIAERLGQSPTQLQKTFTRWAGLSPKAFLQAVTLDHAKRLLGREELPLLETSLELGLSGPGRLHDLFVTHEAMSPGEWKAKGAGLVIRYGYHPSPFGVALVMATDRGLAGLAFADFGGEQACFDDMACRWPNAQFVEDQASTTPYAERVFYPARWSSEEPLRVVLIGSDFQVRVWESLLSIPLGKAVTYSDIASRIGQPTASRAVGAAVGRNPISFVVPCHRALGKSGALTGYHWGLTRKRAMLGWEQGRV